The genomic region ctcattaattttttcatcttcaatattattttgattatattcatttttattggtataattaataatttcattattatcatttaatatgttCGAACGACAATTATCTCCTTCAATGACATCACAAGTTGTAATAACATTACTTATAATATGATTAgtatcatcatatataaaattattattattattaacttgacaattattattaagtttcatcttcttttttttctttttattaatatatttaatcaTAAATTTATCATAGTTCACAAATAAactcttttttattatattcataattaGCCCATGTAATTTATTCTTTGGAGAACGTCTATATTCCTGAAATTCTTTTCTCAATAAACTTTCAATTACTGAACAATTACTTAAAACATTtgttaaattattttctttattttcatcttttCTTATAAAATTGTTCTTTACTATTATATGGTATATTCGTTTCTTCAAGGAATCCACAAacatttttcatattatatttgtatatatacttatataaaaaatatcgtttttttatacatcaatatatataatatgtatataatatatatataaataacttcataagaaaaaataaaataaaataattatatatatatatatatatatatatataataatattacaaaacAACTATAActatttaaaattaaagatatatatcCCCATTATTAATTAAGCAACGATTAACATCATTTTCAATTAAAACAACAAATAAttgataaattataaaaaatagaaatattcAAAATTCACTTTGATTTTCTCtatattcatattgtttattttcaatatattttatttacgcattaaaataaattatttaaaaataatgttataaaagtattatatattatatatatatataatatgcattaaattttttttttttttttttttttttttttttttttttttttgtaaataatttttatatagaaaaaaaaaaaaaaaaaaaaaaaaaaaaaaaaaaaaaaaaaaaaaataaaaaaaaaaaaaaatataaataaatataaattaNNNNNNNNNNNNNNNNNNNNNNNNNNNNNNNNNNNNNNNNNNNNNNNNNNNNNNNNNNNNNNNNNNNNNNNNNNNNNNNNNNNNNNNNNNNNNNNNNNNNNNNNNNNNNNNNNNNNNNNNNNNNNNNNNNNNNNNNNNNNNNNNNNNNNNNNNNNNNNNNNNNNNNNNNNNNNNNNNNNNNNNNNNNNNNNNNNNNNNNNNNNNNNNNNNNNNNNNNNNNNNNNNNNNNNNNNNNNNNNNNNNNNNNNNNNNNNNNNNNNNNNNNNNNNNNNNNNNNNNNNNNNNNNNNNNNNNNNNNNNNNNNNNNNNNNNNNNNNNNNNNNNNNNNNNNNNNNNNNNNNNNNNNNNNNNNNNNNNNNNNNNNNNNNNNNNNNNNNNNNNNNNNNNNNNNNNNNNNNNNatatatatataaattacaatttttttttttttttttttttttttttttttttttctggGACATAATCTTCATATAGTAAAAACATACCAACACaagtataaaataaaaataaaaggtaaacattaatatatatatatatgtatatatattatatttcatagTTCTATATTTCCTTGGAACGTTacattaaatttatataaaaacaattttatttatatatttatttttattttttttaatttttacGTCTTCAAcaaaaagagaaaaaaaaaaaatatatatataaattaaaaattaaaaaattataaacataaagGAAATGGTGAAATGATCAAATGattgtaatataataatcaactaataataatataataataaaatgattgtaatataatgatcaactaataataatataataatcaactaataataatataataatcaactaataataatataataattaaataataataatataataatcaaataataataatataataatcaaatgattgtaatataataaacatcAAAATTGTatacaaattaaaaatatgtaaaaaaagaaaagcGCCTATACATTTTAGGAAAGAATAAAatcttataaaaataaaacaatttcatatttaaaaattgtggcttttattattatttctttattcttctttattccgtatttttcttttcctttattttttttttttttttttgattttattatatttgattagactatattaaatttttaaaattctTCATATTAAATGGGTCAGACATAGcttgaatatttttttcatactTTTTAAATTCTTCTAACGTTTTTGTAGCCTTTATTGCAactttaaaatatttttctttttttatattatctttttcgTTTAATGCTTTGctattatattctttttcaatttttGTTAGATATTCTTCATAGCTTAgtgatatatttttatgatgtattaattcttttaatataaaaaaggagatatctttaattataaaataattaaaatgtGATTTAGCAACAGCTaaaggatatatataatgttcCATAATGAATTCTTGTAATTGATAATCATATCTAATATTTAAAgcatcatttatattattagaatTACATATAGATTCTCTTTTCTTATTATGCTCATCATAATTTCTTctattttcttcatataaattattcgAATTATCACTAAGTTCATGAtcaaaaaaagaatattcACTATTTGAATCTTGTGATGCACAAATACTTTTAGTACTATCAATATAGCTAGAATTTTCTTCTTTGGAATAATAAGTTCCTTcctttttttgttcatcattatcatcatgTTTTCTTTTGTACTTTTCATGACCACAATAGCTATCTTGACTATCTTCATCATTGTAAGAAATATCATTAAGATGATTATCACAAATGTCATCACAAATGTTATCACAAATGTTATCACAAATGTTATcacaaatattattatcatttatattattatcatttatattattatcatttatattattatcatttatattattatcatttatattatgaagaCTGTTGTAATGtgcattttttttttctgcAACATTCTCcttatatgtaatattattttttttattaaacctatgaattttttttttttgtaaagCAATTTTTCGTTGATTTTCTTTCACCtttaataagaatatatttatatcctTACTTTCACATTTATTGtaacaaatatttttatttagaGTACTTTGatcttcatcattattCTCATTCTTCCCAagaaatttataaaaaccGTTAGTTATTGCAGATGTAAAATCATTCAAATTTTGAACAATGGCTAGTTTAGCATTCTGCATATTTTTATCCCACTCAAACCAATACCTTGCTCCATTATTTCTCCAATAATTTATAAGAACAGGTTCaggaatatttttaattcgTGGATAAATCAATGGTTCAATTCGAAAAGCCACAGGATCAAATCcatgaaaaatattataaaactTTAAAccattatttaattttaatccatcatttatatattctggtttatataaagataataaagCACTTAAAGGACTACCcaacataaataaataatgtatCTTACTCttcaaattatattttaaattacTTTCACTTATTCTAACTTTCACGTTATGTAATATTTCATATGCCATTGCACTACCTAATGAATAACCTAGAAGACATACTTTGGAATATTTAAATCTCCCGCTAGAATCCTACacacacaaaaaaaaaaaaaaagaaaaaaaaaaaaaaaaaagaaaaaataaaaaataaaaaagaaatattatatattaaatattaaaagtaTGCAACACACATtctattaattttttaagttTACATTCTTTAAAGATTCcaatgttttatttatatcattatataaatttaacATTATGTAATCACCATATCTTGGATgtaaaaaacatataatatctCCGGCGGACAagtttattatttttcgAGTTTCAGCCATagtattaatatttatccTGTTAAAAACActacataaaaataaaagaaaagaaaagaaaagaaaagaaaatataatgaaatttatttttgtaaaaatgtataatataaaaaatatttagtAACTACCAAATGGAAATCAATGAcaaaatacaaataaataaatatatacatatatatatatatatatacatatatatatccatatatatatccatatatatatatccatatgaacattcttttaattttttttttttttttttattactgTATTTGTGCATCTATGATATACTTTTTCCAGTTAAATATATGGaaatgtatattaaaagGATAATCAAAAAAccacattttttttacaattttAAAACTATTTTTCAAATCTTCACATTggtttattattaattcttCATTTGATCCTATACCATgaataatcaaaataatataatcaactttattaattttatcatCCAAAATTGGTTTGTcttcataaaaatttatatcattttcttttgtattttttacaaatttTCTGTTTACATTCTTTTCCtgttttttaaagaaaaaaaagcTACTCtgtacttttttttctgtgTCCTCATTGTTTTCGTCATCATCGTCTTCTACCTTTACGCTATGGTTACTCATTATGAAATGATAataagtatataataaatatatgtatttttttttttattctataaaaaaaaattataatatttgtaaaaCTATTATTTTAACGCGCTTTTCCTATTTATGtgtaataaaaagaaaaccCAAACacacatacatacatacatgtataaatatatatacatattatatatatatcaagACAATTCCTTATAAGTTCAatgtatacattttttatgtgtGAATTATATGCTACATAGtagtaaaaatatattcatcatattttgttataataaaattaatgttttgataaaaaaaaaaaaattaaaataaaataaaataaaaaaaataccTATACTTCCGATTCAAATGGAATATGTTTcaatattcatttattttatgttcaacgaaaaaaaaaaaaaaaaaaaaaaaaaaaaaattggacaattatatatttataattattccgttaattttaattttttcgtttttttcttattttattaattttatagagaatattcaaaaaacataaatattttaaaaaaagatatatgtatatataaatatatatatatatatatatatatatattatatatataattcatatattacattttccactttattttttatttgattttttttttttttagcATTTCATTTATCaatattgtatattatatcataagtattccttttctttttttttttttttttttttcacagTAAATTATGTGTNNNNNNNNNNNNNNNNNNNNNNNNNNNNNNNNNNNNNNNNNNNNNNNNNNNNNNNNNNNNNNNNNNNNNNNNNNNNNNNNNNNNNNNNNNNNNNNNNNNNNNNNNNNNNNNNNNNNNNNNNNNNNNNNNNNNNNNNNNNNNNNNNNNNNNNNNNNNNNNNNNNNNNNNNNNNNNNNNNNNNNNNNNNNNNNNNNNNNNNNNNNNNNNNNNNNNNNNNNNNNNNTTTTATTTATCaatattgtatattatatcataagtattccttttttttttttttttttttttttttcacagTAAATTATGTGTAATTAAGAAGAATATGTTCagataatttttttttttatatgtgatataatgaatataacatttataGTTATTACACCATTATTACAAACAATACAacatttttacatatataatataacatattaaaacatattaaaaagtttaatcatctttttatttcattataattttttatttttctcgTTTTCATATGGAAGAATTCAATAGTATTAAATAAttgttaatataaaaatataaattaaataaacaattttttttttcataatgatcattatttacatttaaaaatgttgCATGATTATTCCTTTATCCATATTTTGTAAatcaacatatatatattatatatatatatatatatatatataataagaaaaatattaatataaatattatatattattatatgtatgaaccaaaaaaaaaaaaaaaaaaaaatacaaaaaatataaaaattaatatatatatatataattctttcattttgctttatatattttaaatatatttttataattaca from Plasmodium reichenowi strain SY57 chromosome 8, whole genome shotgun sequence harbors:
- a CDS encoding phospholipase DDHD1, putative; amino-acid sequence: MSNHSVKVEDDDDENNEDTEKKVQSSFFFFKKQEKNVNRKFVKNTKENDINFYEDKPILDDKINKVDYIILIIHGIGSNEELIINQCEDLKNSFKIVKKMWFFDYPFNIHFHIFNWKKYIIDAQIHVFNRININTMAETRKIINLSAGDIICFLHPRYGDYIMLNLYNDINKTLESLKNDSSGRFKYSKVCLLGYSLGSAMAYEILHNVKVRISESNLKYNLKSKIHYLFMLGSPLSALLSLYKPEYINDGLKLNNGLKFYNIFHGFDPVAFRIEPLIYPRIKNIPEPVLINYWRNNGARYWFEWDKNMQNAKLAIVQNLNDFTSAITNGFYKFLGKNENNDEDQSTLNKNICYNKCESKDINIFLLKVKENQRKIALQKKKIHRFNKKNNITYKENVAEKKNAHYNSLHNINDNNINDNNINDNNINDNNINDNNICDNICDNICDNICDDICDNHLNDISYNDEDSQDSYCGHEKYKRKHDDNDEQKKEGTYYSKEENSSYIDSTKSICASQDSNSEYSFFDHELSDNSNNLYEENRRNYDEHNKKRESICNSNNINDALNIRYDYQLQEFIMEHYIYPLAVAKSHFNYFIIKDISFFILKELIHHKNISLSYEEYLTKIEKEYNSKALNEKDNIKKEKYFKVAIKATKTLEEFKKYEKNIQAMSDPFNMKNFKNLI